The Desertibacillus haloalkaliphilus genome includes the window GTACATATTCATACCAACCGCACCTAAAATTAGCGCTACAACTGCCACTACACCGCTAATAAGCCATTTCTTCATAAGTATGTTCCTTTCCCTTGTTTGTCCAAAGAATACCGCACAAACGTGTCAGAAAAGCCGTCAAAACATAAAAAAAGAGTGAACCAGCAATGCTGATTCACTCTTTTAAAGGTTGTTACTAAAAGCGTATGCTATTAGTCTTCTGCAACGAATGGCAAAAGACCCATAACACGTGCACGCTTGATAGCAGTCGTCACCTTACGTTGGTTCTTAGCAGACGTACCCGTCACACGACGAGGCAAGATCTTACCGCGTTCTGAGATGAAACGCTCCAACAATTCAGTGTCCTTGTAATCCACGTATTCGATGTGGTTG containing:
- the rpsR gene encoding 30S ribosomal protein S18 → NHIEYVDYKDTELLERFISERGKILPRRVTGTSAKNQRKVTTAIKRARVMGLLPFVAED